From Phycodurus eques isolate BA_2022a chromosome 1, UOR_Pequ_1.1, whole genome shotgun sequence, one genomic window encodes:
- the LOC133412545 gene encoding alpha-N-acetylgalactosamine-specific lectin-like: MAFALRSLLLLCGISALLTGVWSVDTVPIPCCPTGWDRLNDRCFIYRSTSLSFAAAEEACNNAGGNLATIRNAVEDALAFQLIRDGNSGLIVDTWIGYHDAVEEGDFIWVDGVDSKFSNFRQPIQPDNFQNEDCVEIDDEGDWNDDSCTDTQPFLCSINLY; this comes from the exons ATGGCATTTGCTCTTCGCTCCTTGCTTCTCCTCTGTGGGATCAGCGCACTCTTGACTGGAGTC TGGTCGGTTGACACCGTGCCAA TTCCTTGCTGTCCGACTGGTTGGGATCGGTTGAACGACCGCTGCTTCATCTACCGAAGCACCTCACTTTCCTTTGCAGCTGCAGAG GAGGCCTGCAACAATGCTGGTGGGAATCTGGCCACCATCCGAAATGCAGTGGAAGATGCACTAGCTTTCCAACTGATTAGGGATGGTAATAGTGGTTTGATTGTCGACACCTGGATTGGATATCACGATGCAGTTGAG GAGGGTGACTTCATTTGGGTGGATGGCGTAGATTCCAAGTTTTCCAACTTCAGACAACCCATCCAGCCAGATAACTTTCAAAACGAAGACTGTGTCGAGATTGATGATGAAG gtgaCTGGAATGATGACAGCTGCACAGATACACAGCCTTTCCTTTGCTCCATCAACCTTTATTAA
- the atp6ap1a gene encoding ATPase H+ transporting accessory protein 1a: MATTGTLPLRRIIVFAGLVVLLLGQPGGCGEQVPLVLWTHRWTPQAKQPALAAGHIVEQQQLAACLDKTLNSGPRNVLLFLQDKMSVEDFTLYGGAFGNKQDSVFPNLESALRSSSSSLELPAVSWPASDAVVGHLRDRLETSPLYMDPDTLSQLTLNASSPALLVFRLPYYIGSDLMSAKEVLSGNDEVVGQVVSVMKSQSVPYTAIYTALRPSRGAPSLSTEAALAGGRSLLQARGGYRDRERERDRQRKTKEKAGVYSPVEFKEGESSCILLWAKGLSVSILRSGRWESHDLTPSTFGEGVSPKLHGSNCGKSKARLALNYENILGHRDFKLIFALSQRHYTVSARRWFTLDAVELEYDGTKATFNGSRNIYAPAEYSYRCESVSSFRWPQLVPRSTRDPANQWRVTFEDFQIQGFNVSGSEFSYASDCAGFFSPGIWMGLMTSALMVLVLTYGLHMITQLRTMDRFDDPKGPAISVPQTE, translated from the exons ATGGCGACGACCGGGACGCTTCCCCTGCGGCGCATCATCGTCTTCGCGGGCCTCGTCGTCCTCCTGCTCGGCCAGCCGGGCGGCTGCGGCGAGCAGGTGCCGCTGGTCTTGTGGACGCACCGATG GACCCCCCAAGCAAAGCAGCCCGCCCTTGCAGCGGGTCACATTGTCGAGCAGCAGCAACTGGCCGCTTGCCTGGACAAAACTCTCAACTCTGGGCCCAGAAATGTGCTGCTGTTTCTCCAGGACAAG ATGAGCGTGGAGGATTTCACGCTGTACGGAGGAGCTTTCGGAAATAAGCAGGACAGCGTTTTCCCCAACCTGGAG AGCGCTCTGAGGTCGTCGTCATCCTCCCTGGAGCTTCCGGCCGTGTCCTGGCCGGCCTCCGACGCGGTGGTTGGCCACCTGCGGGATCGGCTGGAAACCTCCCCTCTATACATGGACCCCGACACGCTGAGTCAGCTCACGCTCAACGCCTCCTCGCCCGCCCTGCTCGTTTTCCGACTGCCCTACTACATCGG gtctgaTCTAATGTCCGCCAAAGAAGTTCTAAGTGGCAACG ATGAGGTGGTGGGCCAGGTTGTGAGTGTCATGAAGAGCCAGTCTGTTCCGTACACGGCCATCTACACCGCCCTGCGACCTTCCAGG GGGGCGCCGTCGCTCTCCACGGAGGCCGCCCTGGCTGGCGGGCGCTCGCTGCTGCAGGCCCGAGGCGGCTACAGAGATCGCGAGCGAGAGCGCGACAGGCAGCGGAAAACGAAGGAGAAGGCTGGCGTCTACTCACCAGTGGAGTTCAAG GAAGGTGAGAGCAGCTGCATCCTCCTGTGGGCCAAAGGCCTGTCAGTCAGCATCCTGCGCAGCGGCCGCTGggagtcacatgacctcacccCGTCCACCTTCGGCGAAGGCGTCAGTCCGAAGCTGCACGGTTCCAACTGTGGCAAATCCAAAGCAAG ACTGGCGCTTAATTATGAGAACATTCTCGGACACCGCGACTTCAAACTGAT CTTCGCGCTGAGCCAGCGCCACTACACGGTGTCGGCCCGTCGCTGGTTTACGCTGGACGCCGTGGAGTTGGAGTACGACGGCACCAAGGCCACGTTTAACGGAAGCAGGAACATTTACGCCCCCGCCGAGTACTCGTACCGCTGCGAGTCCGTCAGCAGCTTCCGGTGGCCGCAGCTCGTCCCGCGCTCGACCAGAGATCCGGCCAATCAGTGGAGGGTCACCTTTGAAGACTTCCAA ATTCAAGGCTTCAACGTGAGCGGCAGCGAGTTCTCGTACGCCTCGGACTGCGCTGGGTTCTTCTCGCCGGGGATCTGGATGGGCCTGATGACCAGTGCCCTCATGGTCCTGGTGCTCACCTACGGCCTGCACATGATCACGCAGCTCCGCACCATGGACCGCTTCGACGACCCCAAAGGCCCGGCCATCTCTGTGCCGCAGACGGAGTGA